The Leptidea sinapis chromosome 3, ilLepSina1.1, whole genome shotgun sequence genome segment tgGATTGGCCACGAAGGCCAAtagccatactgtaattactactatttgaaatttatgtcaaatgactgcacgtttcatactaaactaaatttcaatttttagtaCGTAGTATTTAAATCATCTTTGACACTAACAAAAATAATGAGATACGTCACATCTGTTTAAACAACTTTTTGACAATTCGTTTGATTATTGTTAACAAGAATGGCGTGACGTCACAAATAGATGCCATGGCACAGGaaggttttaaatattttaattaaaaaaaattaataaaacaaaacgtaCTACTTCTAGCAGGACCTTAAATTGTGtagatttacaattttttttttggaaatcaGTTGGAGGCTTGTTTGTTCAAGATCTTAGCGGTGCTTCTccgccgtgaggcagtaatattcgaaaattattgtgttttagtttgaaaggcgccgtagttagtgaaattactgggctattTAGACTTAACATCCCACGTCTCGTGATTAGGGTAACTGCGATGCCGTTGagaattttggttttttcaagaatcctgagcggcaccgcagtACGCAATTAATCAAAAGTAATCATGGTCGCCGCGtcacttattctcataaaaaaatattaacaaaaaaacaaccgacttcaaaaacactattccaaaacaatagataaaataagcACTTAAAAGAATGAGTATAAtcgcgtattttatacaatctggTTAATTAATCTGATTCTATTAACGATTATTATTCTAAATTGCGGTAAATTTTCATCCATAACTCTATATTCTCCAATGTTATGGATGAAAATTTGCCGCAAGCTCTTGGGAAACTGGATAAAGGATCAGCGATGACCAGCAGATTttcaatttttgttattttttttaaccctATACAGTTTAAATACATGATGGCTTTAgacaaacttataaaaaaactaccaaTATCACTCGGGCTAATCTGATTGCCTGAATATTTCGTAAAAGTAAATCAAAGCATTTATAAgcaacatacatatatatatttatatatatatatatatatatatatatatactagctgacccgacagacgttgttctatatatgataaaaaataatgtttttatatgaatttgtcaataatatatcataacatcaaaaataacttcgtaaaatatgcaccctgctgtcgtaatgaaattgtttcacagcagaactgtcaaaccgtgcgtcaataaattctcacatagaaattatatatggacacatcaaaggaaaaacaaatttgttgtttttatttaatttcgagcattttcatatttattcaccttttaaacctggacttccacaaataattcaaaaccaaaattagccaaatcggtccagccgttctcgaggcTTAGCGAGCaatagcaattcatttttatatatatagatataagtaAAAGGCTTTGTAATTCAAATTCGATTGAATTATTACATTTAAGCCTTCACGCGTTAGAATtggcataataatatatatgttttgttttcaccttgaaaagtgaaataattaataaggtaGTTGCCCAactgattttgttaattttaataagaatttgtAATGATATATAAGATATGAAGTTTttttccactttcgcacgacacgccacaagttatgatATCACTATCCAAATGGTggcatttggatgtgtggcggtactccacagtgcggttttcaaggagctttcttccacgtactacaaagctgtggaatgagcttccttgtgcggtgtttccgggacgatacaacatgggtacctttaaaaaagcgcgtacaccttccttaaaacaggcaacgctcctgtgattcctctggtgttgcaagagaatgtgggcggcggtgatcacttaacaccaggtgacccgtacgctcgtttgtccacctactctataaaaaaattaatgaaaggtAATAAAAGGCTCTCAGGTACCACAACATTATTGGCTTTAAAGGAAGAAGctgcaaatttaatttaatccttATATTTTCTaagggttttcaaaaataataagcaagtttagaATTGAAGATTATATCATGTCccattccagttccggttcccgttgtCGCTCccattcccaacatattatatgaatcttatttcgaggaaggttTCAATGGCAAAATAAACCGAGTATTGGTATAGTTATTGCACATCGACGTAAATTTCAGGTTTTCACAAATCCCGTGGGAGCCACGGATTTTTCCtagataaaatgtataaataaataagggacgagacgaacaggactttcagctgatacgccctgcccattacaataccaCGCCGCTAAGGACTCTTCAAAAACCCTAAAAaatctgagctgcactacaactgcgctcgtcaccttcagacattagatgttaagtctcatttgcccagtaatttcactagctacggcgcccttccgactgaaacacagtaatgctaacacattactgcttcacggcagaaataggcggcgttgtggtactcataatctagctggcatcctgtgcaaaggaacctcccactggtatatgtaTGCCTTTATTCTTTCCCaaactctagtctatcgctgtaccaaatcatcaaaatcggtttagtagcTCAGCTTATAATATAGGTAGGGATTATTTGCTGCATGGACAAATTAATCTCAGTCCTTAACGGCTGGCACTATCATTATAATTTCTTTGGTATTACAACTACAATCCACAAGTTTGTTTGTCCACatgtatttctattttatttccgAGTCTTACGAGTTCAAGTTCTTtcaaaccgacttcaaaaacaagaGACGTTTCTTATTTGGACTGCTTTTGGTTGTTTCTTCAACAATACAAGGATTTGTATATAGAAAGTGTAATTGATACTGAAGCTTTTATAAGATAAGTATACCcttaaacaacaaaaataaagagaatgaaaatattactgaaGACATATCCGGAGATGAATCTGGAAGGTGGGCATCGAAACTCCTTAATAGATCCATGTATCCGAGTCGTGTTTATTGGGCGTATTAGAATTATCATCATATAAGGTATTATCCCTCGCAAGATACTACTTGTATGTACtattagttaatagttaattagtatatttatacctagtcttgccataaatactgttacaattaaaatattacatttgaatttggaatcctttatttttatatgattgttcattgagttttctcattttggcaccACAACATTGcaataaaatgtacaaataggtacaaattataatattttgcgatattaaaatggagtggtgtgataaagagaaccgaatcgctgtgattgcattacacaaaaaggtatggagccaaaagcaattattaaaactctccatactcttggtattagtaaaatctATGTGTACAGGGCTAATAAAAGATACAATGAGACCTTCTCTGCTTgcgacagaaaaagatctggccgtctacGTAGTGTTcctacgaaaaaggtggtcaaagcagtaagacAAATAATTCGAAGATTCAGGATATCTTCCttatccgaaagcaaaagattttatctcgggtgATGAAGATAGCACTCAGAACCatatcgcgtattttaaaagatgactaaggaattgcagcctataagagacgtactggtcatttcttaagtgataatttaaaaaataatagggtggtaaaatcgaaacaactatgaagcggtacgcaaaagGGATGACCGCctctataatttttatataaacatcgtataatcttatgtttataattaatattaacttgtacttgtacgatcctgtcttaattttttaaattatgtgggtccattctcgccatcctcctttacttatgagattttttttacaattgagcaacattttaacaaacaaaatgcccttatttatgctcaaagctttaaggaagcttcccaattagtcgacagagtgcaacgtgggcactatccgattTCAGTGATGGTTTTGTGGGGTATTATAGCTATAAACGactgactgagccatacttttgtgaaaaaggtatcaaaacatcggcactagtgtatcaagataccattcttgagtaggtagtgaagccccttaagaacaacatgttcaataaccaagaatggtccttccagcattACTCGCCGGGTCAttaagctcggtctacgcagtcttggttggaaacgaacgtttcggacttcatcagaactgaagactggccgtcgtctagtcccgatcttaatccgctggattatgattttagGTCAGGTTCATTTTCTTGAAAGTGTATTTTGTCGCTGTAATCGAGACCAGATGGTATGTACCAACAGTAGGCAAACGAAGAGTCGGCATACCAACCAAACGGTGGACTGATGACATAAAAGAGATTGCAGGAAAATACTGGATACATAAAAGCAAAAATAGAATACTTTGGAAAAaactggaggaggcctttactctaacgagatcCACAACTCAAAGAAATAGAAGCATAAGAAACTAATTTTACTAAACCTACTAATACTACTAATAATTCGTTTTGTGTAAATAGAGTTATGGAATAAATGAggctttcttattattattaatcgaGACCGAACAATCTTATTCTAGAGCCAATTTCGGTATAACGATGACCTCTGTCAACAGCTCCAATGTTAAGTTTGCCTGAAATTTTCACCAAAATCGGTGCAGTTATTTTAAGTTAATAGGGACAACACACAGATCAATATTCAGTCATATAAGGAGATAGCGATCAGtttaatagaaatataacattttcaattacttaaataaaacaattaaattaattttagttgtcttaaattttttaaggcTTATTTGCAAGGCATGTATCGATAGCAAGGCTGTACAAAGGTTAAGACACACACttctgataatatatataatgcaaACTTATTGCAGCGGTATTTCCGCAATCTGCTGATAATTTGCAAACATACCatcatattattacttataattatatacttatcaatttaataatatgcaTAACACACACCTGTTCCTTATACCTTCTTTCGTACATACGTTAAGTTCCAGGATAGGCGTATTCCGGTTCAGCGCTgagcaatttttattaattttaaattgttgaaCTCGACCGGGATATACTTAATAATGGCGGCCGCCGTGGTGGCCGGAAACAACATTGAGAAGCCCCAGGCTGAAGTTTCCACAGTACATCTCATCTGTATCGCTTTGACATCTACAAATGTGCAGTCCCTTGAAAAGGTCTGCTCGGATCTAATTAATGGTGCGAAAAAGCAAAATTTGCGTGTTATGGGTCCAGTCCGTATGCCAACCAAGATCCTCAGAACAACAACAAGGAAGACACCTTGCAGTGAAGGTTCCAAAACATGGGACAGGTTCCAAATGCGGATACATAAAAGGGTCATAGATCTTCACTCACCATCGGAGAATGTGAAACAGATTACTTGCATCAATATTGAGCCAGGTGTCGAAGTTGAAGTAACCATCGCTGATGGCACAGCTGCAAAATAAAATAGCGTGTTAAGTATTTGCATCACAATAAATGAggcagattttcaaaaaaaatctggcgcaaaaaaagtaataatctATAAGAAGAACATCTCCGCGATAAATAAGCTCCATAAATGCGATGAGGCGGTGCAGTGGAGGGAAAGATACCATCTACTTAGATGGTAGTGACACCTTCTAAGGCCTTCAGAGACTACATGAGAACGAACGCTACGTACTTGTGAACACTTTGactaataatcaattttattgaGGAAAATGAGATTATCATCcgtgcacttttggattttccaaacatgtttttatatttatttcaaccacattcccttgcaataataaaatcaaagttTTATTATGCATTAATAGCAgctttttattaaatctatatatatgtaagagacttccacgtatatagtcattcatcacgatatctctggaaccataaggcgtagagacttgaaattttgtaggaatattcctttcgccgattAGAGGTCAGCTAATTTGCTCAAccgattttacaaaattccacccgcaagagtttttttttttattatgaacaggacaacgtctgtcgggtcagtatatttatataattagacATGACTTGAACCAAAAGtttgaaaatttaaacaaaaaaatattgtttgtcaGTCTGTCTAATATAGACCAATTTTGACGGGAGTTTTGTTCACATAACAATGGCTTCACAAAGTTATTAATATACTACATATGGAATTGTTAAAATCGATTCAATAGACAACATACACAAGAGATTAAGAAGGATTTTAATACAAGAAATAACCAGTAGTTGCAGTAAACCTGTTTGATATGAGCGTTTATTTGTGGGACCTCGTCTCTAAAAAACCCTTACCCGGTAAATGTTATGAATAACACTGGTTTGTCCCACGTTCTTTTTGCTTCGAAAACCCACAAACGACAatctaaaaataacattttatatttcttagacttatttaaggctggggaccgagccaatggccttgaggaagcggagctaagttacctctctcgcacaagatcgccatagttttaattaagaattagaagcatttttaatttattacaaacataatacaattttctttacaaaactaacagaACTATGTCATgtaaaatagtattggtgtacgattaataaaatttcgtacaatttttatatagatagaaTCATTAGCTCTTGGAGccaaaatataaatagttttattttggtGATTTGTGTTCGCACTGTCggcaaaaaatgaaatttaaaaaaaaaaatgaattttcttcatattcggtagatatataattatatttggtattttttttagttatatttggtaattttatgtaaaccgttaagaaatggttttaattatgcgatttcttgggatagcgccctgggagagtttctttgcGCCGCTtttctgtctcagagcgccatttgtttccaaagcggtagtagtatctagtgtagaaattagaattaacctctattttgagcaatgcacgcacactaacacaaactgtcatacaattcgcgagtgtaagacgtagcttgtcacgtacactcaACTAacattcctggcctgtttttatcggttgtctaacagtaagagactctGTCTGGACTGTctgtaaatataaaacagatattaaagatttaaattaaatccgCATGCCTAGGTACTTCGTTCAtatatgataattataaattttgtagcAAGGCGTTCGAATTGGTCGAATCAAGTTCATATTACGTTTTACTTCGATTTCGTCAACAGCTATCGCTTTAGTGTTCGAAGATGTCGCGTTATTGTGAATCTACTTCAAGTAGTAACGGAAAATGGTTGAGCTGATTCCTACCTTCAATTTCTACAAAAATTGAAGTAGAAGGCAATAAGATTCTCATCTGACTACTGGACTTGTAGCAGAACTAATGTTTCGCAATGTTTAGTGTATAGCAAAAAATTaagtattgtttaaaattattgtaaatcgCAGCACTACGGAAAAGGctgagctttaatgagatgaAGCAAcaataaactcattgccactcttttcaatcaacatttacagcatcatcattttacaaattaattacaatgaaTGTAAGcttgtaaagtgatgcaacaaaaacactcaaacgtcaaatactttaCCTCTCACACTtcataactattacaattattttacactaGCTGGTCTGGCAAACgtttttttgccatataaattatatatgcaaACCTTCCTtcagcttcaacgaatctattacaaatgaTGTCATTAAGAACATACAAACATGCAttctttgttatatatatagattaaaagtttatttctcagaaaaatcaactttcatccataataaactgtaaaaaaatttcacggctgagattcgaccCTTTGActtcgcggtgtttcggcttcgcaattaaaatgattcaaccactggtccaatgatcATATGATCACTAACTTGAAATAGTCGAACTATAATTACTAGTTAGGGGTATAAttatttcatccataatttcatcgactgtcttacgaaatttcgatcaggccacgtgtcctgacgcgagtttaacattttatacccttataaaagtgctcaacgccgctaaagacacttcacttcaaaaactgaagTTGAACACATTAGATGAAACAAAGGTAATTAGTTCACCCATATCCTAAAAAAGACAGCATTCACCTTAACCTAGTTACCAACAGACTTCCGCAAAGTAATTAAAcagtacaatttattttatgaacaatttAATCTACtgcatctataaataaaaagcaCGTAATGACAGGACAAGGCTTCGCAAACGGATATAGCAGTGAGCAAcgatcaaataataataattctagcACACGTATCATGACCAGAATTAATTTGTCACGTTTCTTCATATATCtgatttacaatttattaatatgatttattatattgttgtatTTGCGATAAGAATTGGTCCCTGCTTGTTTTGTTTtggaggcgcctttgcacagaatgccggctggAGTATGGGTATTATGGGGAAGTGTAAGCGTGACTGTGTAACTGTCgtgaatgtgtaagcatttctgtgtttcggtctgaagggcgctgtagctattgaaattactgagtaaatgagacttaacgtttaataattaataaataaagtaattaaattaattaaataataataaaaatagcattAAGTAAATTCTTTTTTGATATATGGCTACTCATATAATCGTGTAAGTGCGTTATGGTTATGATAGAGGCATTTtgaaactacaaaattacaacgCCCACTTTTTGTGTTATGAGATGTGCAATATCtaactaaacattttattaataggtAGGTACTAGTACCTCGATtgacacaaactaaaatattagaTTGACCATATAGTACGGAAACTATATGCGAAAACCAAACAACTTCAGTATGTCGATCTCAAAACCTAGTACTATTAGATACGACTAttctacgactagttagatctacattGCTTATCTTGCTACAAAATCAATGCACGCCCCTTCCTCATTGGTTATTATTGTTACGGTAgaacaagacgttcagctgatggtaattgataccttgattctttaaaaacccaaaaattctgag includes the following:
- the LOC126979331 gene encoding 40S ribosomal protein S20-like, with the protein product MAAAVVAGNNIEKPQAEVSTVHLICIALTSTNVQSLEKVCSDLINGAKKQNLRVMGPVRMPTKILRTTTRKTPCSEGSKTWDRFQMRIHKRVIDLHSPSENVKQITCINIEPGVEVEVTIADGTAAK